The window GGATAAAAAAGCCAGAGAAATTATTACTATAGAAAATGAAATTCTGAATTAAATCAAATAATGAAAGAGCTAAATTTACTGAAAATAAGCAAACCAAAAGCATTCTTAGGGAAAACAACAACTAAAGTTAGAAAGATAGCAGTTAAATTAGCATTGGAATATAAGGGCAATATTCTAGATGTTGGTTGTGGCAACTGCCTGCTCTTTCTAGAACTGCTTTCAAAATACAGGTTTGATCATAAAATACTATACGGCCTCGACATTAAATATGATCTTTTAAAAGAAGCAATTGATATATCAAAAGATAATTTGCTACCATTGCCTAATTTAATTAATGGTGATGGTACTTCTTTACCTTTCAAAAATAAATCTTTTAATATAATTTTTTGTTTAAATTCTTTTGTGAATTTCAATAAAGACACAATTGAAAAACTTTTAAGTGAATTTTCGAGAGTAGTAAAAGACGATTGTATAATTATATTTGATATTCGAAATAAGAGGAATATATTACTTAATATTAAATACAAGATATCTCAATTAAAAATACCTTTAAAAATAAGAACATATTCAATTTCTGAACTTAAACCTATTTTAAATAAATACAATTTTTCGATAAAAAAAATAATAAATGTAAGACTCACTCCCTTTATCATCATAGATAAAATAATAATTTTAAAAAAGGAAACAGTGAAATGATAAAGATTATTACACCTTCCACAGGGACGCCTTATACAATTGGTGACGTTATAAAATCAAGCTTTGGATTTTTCAGAAAAGAAAACTCCTTACTAAACTTTGTAGATCAAGTAAAAAGATACCTAAATGCAAACAACATAATAGCAGTCAATTCAGGCACCTCTGCATTCTATGCTTTATTATTACTATTCAAAAAAATATCAGATAAAAATAGAACTGACGTTATCCTGCCTGCTTATACTGCGCCCTCTTTGACTCTCCCCATCAGAAAAGCCGGACTAAATCCAAAGCTTATCGATACTGATTCAACCACGTTCAATATTGATTTAAACAAACTCCTAAATTCTATAGATGAAAAGACCCTTGCCGTTATCATTGTACATATGTTTGGAATACCCACCGATTTTAAGAAGATAATGGACCAGCTTAAAAGTTCCCAAGTTTTCCTTGTAGAAGATGCTGCTAGCTC of the Candidatus Neomarinimicrobiota bacterium genome contains:
- a CDS encoding class I SAM-dependent methyltransferase → MKELNLLKISKPKAFLGKTTTKVRKIAVKLALEYKGNILDVGCGNCLLFLELLSKYRFDHKILYGLDIKYDLLKEAIDISKDNLLPLPNLINGDGTSLPFKNKSFNIIFCLNSFVNFNKDTIEKLLSEFSRVVKDDCIIIFDIRNKRNILLNIKYKISQLKIPLKIRTYSISELKPILNKYNFSIKKIINVRLTPFIIIDKIIILKKETVK